The following proteins come from a genomic window of Candidatus Thermoplasmatota archaeon:
- a CDS encoding MATE family efflux transporter — translation TRTPMYIIAFSVGLNMVLDPILILGVDGLVPAYGILGAGIATLISRSIGGFVALHLLFRGRRTLTISVSDLKIEKDRAKQIFKIGIPASVGHSMVALGFVIMVAFTAGISTEVLAAYGIGDRVIGIVFIITGGLTGAAVTMMGQCLGAQKKERASKILYRTMALTAVFLFICSAIFYVFRAEIIGVFIDDAIVIEEGARFFALFGLSIAFFGIFATAQSAFMASGHTVPTMVLGIVRLWMLRIPFSFVLAFTLGYGASGIWIGMALSNLVSAILAVIWVSRGTWQRSVIAEPPKAKDVAEVL, via the coding sequence ACACCCGGACGCCGATGTACATCATCGCGTTCAGCGTTGGTCTGAACATGGTCCTGGACCCTATCCTGATCCTGGGCGTCGACGGGCTCGTTCCTGCTTATGGCATCCTGGGAGCCGGAATAGCGACGCTGATATCGCGCAGCATTGGCGGGTTCGTCGCTCTTCACCTCCTTTTCCGAGGGAGAAGAACCCTGACCATATCGGTGTCTGACCTCAAGATAGAAAAGGACAGGGCCAAGCAAATCTTCAAGATAGGGATCCCTGCTTCAGTGGGCCACTCCATGGTCGCACTCGGGTTCGTGATAATGGTCGCCTTCACGGCGGGCATAAGCACGGAGGTGCTTGCAGCGTACGGCATAGGGGACAGGGTGATCGGTATCGTCTTCATCATCACAGGAGGTCTGACGGGTGCCGCGGTCACGATGATGGGGCAATGTCTCGGGGCGCAAAAGAAGGAAAGGGCCAGTAAGATTCTGTACAGAACCATGGCCTTGACAGCGGTCTTTCTGTTCATCTGTTCAGCCATCTTCTACGTCTTCAGAGCGGAGATCATCGGAGTCTTCATCGACGACGCGATAGTGATTGAAGAAGGGGCCAGGTTCTTCGCTCTATTCGGGCTCTCGATCGCGTTCTTCGGCATCTTCGCGACCGCCCAGTCTGCGTTCATGGCGTCGGGCCACACCGTTCCCACGATGGTCCTTGGTATTGTGAGACTGTGGATGTTGAGGATACCGTTCTCGTTTGTGTTGGCTTTCACGCTGGGCTACGGCGCTAGCGGAATCTGGATAGGAATGGCGCTAAGCAATCTGGTGAGTGCCATTCTGGCGGTCATCTGGGTTTCGCGGGGAACGTGGCAACGCAGTGTCATAGCGGAGCCGCCCAAAGCCAAGGACGTTGCGGAAGTGCTGTAG
- a CDS encoding GNAT family N-acetyltransferase, with amino-acid sequence MKSNRILPGNVNIREAIEDDRQGVMRVAKSLSPRWFDNIAIGTSIPRDLSVHRTHVAREGGRIVGFIMHTTVDDKADIKWIGVEPGSQRKGIGSELYAVVEDELRRAGVREVRVETVAELTEYEPYERTRAFYEKMGFHVEKVKRTRSEETGEEFHMATYLKVLPRM; translated from the coding sequence TTGAAGTCCAATCGGATTCTTCCCGGGAATGTGAACATCCGCGAGGCGATCGAAGACGACCGGCAGGGAGTGATGCGCGTTGCGAAGAGTCTCAGTCCGCGTTGGTTCGACAACATCGCCATTGGCACATCCATTCCTCGTGATCTGAGCGTTCACAGAACTCACGTGGCAAGAGAGGGCGGAAGAATCGTGGGCTTCATCATGCACACAACAGTGGACGACAAGGCGGACATCAAATGGATCGGGGTGGAGCCCGGGTCCCAGAGGAAGGGAATTGGCTCGGAGCTGTACGCGGTCGTGGAGGATGAGTTGAGAAGAGCCGGGGTCAGAGAGGTTCGCGTGGAGACCGTCGCCGAACTGACAGAATATGAGCCCTATGAGAGGACAAGGGCGTTCTACGAGAAGATGGGATTCCACGTGGAGAAGGTGAAGAGGACCAGAAGCGAGGAGACCGGTGAAGAGTTCCACATGGCCACGTACTTGAAGGTGCTTCCCCGCATGTGA